The following coding sequences lie in one Kamptonema formosum PCC 6407 genomic window:
- a CDS encoding CHASE2 domain-containing protein — MWPQLKKRIWKWRSVLIAAPSVAFLVMAAKYAGLLQLIELVTLDQYFRLRPLETVDQRIVIVTVDESDITRIGKWPISDAVLAKLINNIKTQQPRAIGLDFYRNLPVQPGHQELVQVFKTTPNFIGVEKVVGDAVPPPPALSELDRVGIADLVLDTDGKVRRALLSVSTEDGQTKLGLGTKLALMYLEKEGISLEMIDATKMHLGLGKAIFIPFTGNDGGYVRANSGGYQIFLNFRGPQESFPTISMTQVLEGKIPPNLMRDRIVLIGATAPSLNDLLLTPYSKTSGGSPKRTPGVVIHANIISQILSAAIEGRPLIKVWPHLLEVFWVLIWSSASAGWSWRLLESKRFRNNTLAKGTLLVASILGTGSSLVTVSYVAFLGSWWIPAIPPLLGVTGSAVAIAVEHSRRLHRESEKRLAQFLEAVPVGVAVIDADGNTYYTNNKIQELVGKKVAASATAKELAKVYQIYAAGTDELYPNQKLPIVRALKGEQKMVDNLEIRAANGQMIPIECRATPVYDEFGNIAYAIATFTDITERKKAEAERESLLEELSELNQDLEKSLDAELELTDAYGRFVPHEFLALLGYESIIDAKLGDQVKLEMSILFSDIRDFTTMSESMTPEDNFKFINAYLKRMEPAITANNGFIDKYIGDAIMALFSGEADDAVKAAIAMLKELAEYNQTRGRPGRPSLQIGVGINTGSLMLGTVGGENRMNSTVISDSVNLASRMEGLTKNYGVSLLISHHTFLRLQNYEDYSIRFIDRVQVKGKSKMVAVYEVFDADEPEMREAKLATKSIFEEALFLYMNGNFTKSAQLFKACLLINPLDKAAKIYLERCQV; from the coding sequence ATGTGGCCACAGCTCAAAAAGCGAATTTGGAAATGGCGTTCAGTTCTGATTGCGGCTCCCAGCGTGGCATTCTTAGTCATGGCTGCCAAATATGCGGGACTCTTGCAGCTAATCGAATTAGTTACCCTCGATCAATATTTTCGCTTGCGTCCCCTAGAAACTGTTGACCAGCGTATAGTTATTGTCACGGTTGACGAATCAGATATCACTCGCATTGGCAAATGGCCCATATCTGATGCCGTCCTAGCTAAATTAATTAACAATATCAAAACCCAGCAACCTAGAGCTATTGGCTTAGATTTTTACCGCAACTTACCAGTACAGCCTGGCCACCAAGAATTAGTACAAGTATTTAAAACCACCCCAAATTTTATTGGTGTAGAAAAGGTTGTTGGCGATGCAGTTCCGCCACCGCCAGCATTGAGCGAATTAGATCGAGTAGGTATCGCCGATTTAGTATTAGATACCGACGGTAAAGTACGGCGAGCTTTACTCTCTGTCAGCACCGAAGATGGCCAAACCAAATTAGGTTTAGGTACAAAACTAGCCTTAATGTATTTAGAGAAAGAAGGCATTTCTCTAGAGATGATTGATGCTACTAAAATGCACTTAGGATTAGGCAAAGCAATATTCATACCTTTTACAGGTAATGATGGCGGCTATGTCAGAGCTAATTCTGGCGGCTACCAAATTTTTCTCAACTTTCGCGGGCCCCAGGAAAGTTTTCCCACAATCTCGATGACGCAGGTTTTAGAGGGAAAAATTCCCCCTAATTTAATGCGCGATCGCATTGTTTTAATTGGTGCAACTGCACCCAGCCTCAACGATTTACTCTTAACTCCTTACAGCAAAACTTCCGGCGGTAGCCCCAAGCGGACTCCCGGAGTAGTCATTCATGCAAATATAATCAGCCAAATTTTGAGCGCCGCCATAGAAGGACGACCTTTAATTAAAGTTTGGCCGCATTTACTAGAAGTTTTCTGGGTTTTAATTTGGTCTTCAGCGAGTGCTGGTTGGAGTTGGCGGCTGCTAGAATCAAAGCGTTTTAGAAACAATACTTTAGCGAAAGGAACGCTCCTAGTGGCATCCATTTTAGGCACAGGAAGCAGTCTCGTTACTGTCAGCTATGTAGCATTTCTAGGAAGTTGGTGGATACCTGCGATCCCCCCGCTACTGGGTGTCACTGGTTCTGCTGTGGCAATTGCAGTTGAACACAGCCGCAGATTGCACCGCGAAAGCGAAAAAAGACTAGCTCAATTCTTAGAAGCTGTACCTGTGGGTGTAGCAGTAATTGATGCTGATGGCAACACCTATTACACTAACAATAAAATCCAAGAATTAGTGGGGAAAAAAGTTGCGGCCTCCGCCACAGCCAAGGAACTAGCAAAAGTTTATCAAATCTATGCAGCCGGTACAGATGAACTATATCCCAATCAAAAATTACCTATCGTGCGGGCCTTGAAAGGGGAACAAAAAATGGTAGATAATTTGGAAATTCGCGCCGCTAATGGTCAAATGATTCCGATAGAATGTCGGGCAACTCCTGTTTATGATGAATTCGGTAATATTGCTTATGCGATCGCAACTTTTACTGACATTACGGAACGCAAAAAAGCGGAAGCGGAAAGAGAAAGCTTACTAGAAGAATTATCTGAACTCAATCAAGATTTAGAAAAATCTCTCGATGCTGAACTAGAGCTCACCGATGCCTATGGTCGCTTCGTACCCCATGAATTTCTAGCATTGCTCGGATATGAAAGCATTATTGACGCAAAATTAGGCGATCAAGTAAAGTTAGAAATGTCGATTTTATTTTCAGACATTCGTGATTTTACAACTATGAGTGAAAGCATGACTCCTGAAGATAATTTTAAATTTATTAATGCCTATTTGAAGCGCATGGAGCCAGCAATTACTGCTAACAATGGATTTATTGATAAATATATTGGCGATGCAATTATGGCATTATTTAGCGGCGAAGCCGATGATGCTGTGAAAGCTGCTATTGCTATGCTTAAAGAGCTGGCTGAATACAATCAAACTAGAGGTCGGCCAGGCCGGCCATCGCTCCAAATTGGGGTAGGAATTAATACAGGTTCTTTGATGTTGGGTACTGTCGGCGGAGAAAACCGCATGAACAGCACGGTAATTAGCGATTCGGTGAATTTAGCTTCGCGGATGGAAGGATTAACAAAAAATTATGGAGTGTCGTTGTTAATCAGCCATCACACTTTTTTGCGCTTGCAAAATTATGAGGATTATTCGATCCGATTTATTGATAGAGTCCAAGTTAAAGGTAAGTCAAAAATGGTGGCTGTTTATGAAGTATTTGATGCCGATGAGCCGGAAATGCGAGAGGCTAAGTTAGCTACTAAGTCAATTTTTGAGGAAGCTTTGTTTCTCTATATGAATGGGAATTTTACTAAATCCGCACAACTTTTTAAAGCGTGTTTATTAATTAATCCGCTAGATAAGGCAGCTAAAATTTATCTAGAACGCTGTCAAGTTTGA
- a CDS encoding STAS domain-containing protein, with amino-acid sequence MQTVFVKPQIKVIQPEGRINASNAPDFEYQLTAAILSPANNFLLVDLGKVNFLDSAGLMALVSAFKLSQHLNRRFAICSVLPSVLMIFELTQLDRAFEIFDNCNSFELAIGVAMDFVTNVNNLKS; translated from the coding sequence ATGCAGACAGTTTTTGTTAAACCACAAATCAAAGTTATTCAGCCAGAAGGTCGTATCAACGCATCAAATGCACCAGATTTTGAATATCAATTAACTGCCGCTATTCTCTCCCCAGCAAATAACTTTTTACTCGTCGATTTAGGAAAGGTCAATTTTTTAGACAGTGCTGGTTTAATGGCATTAGTTTCTGCTTTTAAACTGTCGCAGCACCTCAATCGCAGATTTGCTATTTGCTCTGTTTTACCTTCTGTTCTAATGATATTTGAGTTGACTCAACTTGACCGGGCTTTTGAGATTTTTGACAATTGTAATAGTTTTGAATTGGCGATCGGTGTGGCAATGGATTTTGTCACCAATGTAAATAATTTGAAGAGTTAA
- a CDS encoding DUF1822 family protein: MLENNNTTEELSFTVTITSKFRKQAEHFRRQQANAEKGEQVYRNTLAVLAVNYYCQCMQIETDLQVGDSWDSLMQSLLNTADLTIKDLGKVECRALLSDSDIVEVPAEVWTDRIGYIAVQLSDSMQEAKLIGFVEKATAEKIPLKQWQSLEGFLTVASTPRPIVALLSNWVNGILDAGWEMVETIESLLSLPETEPSFNFRSAAPIKFRKQDNTTMGAKLLQLQKADDRVAIFVGFGPGIEPGVDFFVELYAVKPQIYLPQDLQLIVLDEQGKPVMQTVATKNSKNMQLEFSGYPDEQFSVKVALGDVSILEKFQV; the protein is encoded by the coding sequence ATGTTAGAAAACAACAATACAACAGAGGAACTGAGTTTTACCGTGACTATCACATCTAAGTTTCGCAAACAAGCAGAACACTTCCGTCGCCAGCAAGCCAATGCAGAAAAAGGCGAACAAGTTTATCGCAATACTTTAGCAGTTTTAGCAGTAAATTATTACTGCCAGTGTATGCAAATTGAAACAGACTTACAAGTTGGCGATAGCTGGGATTCATTAATGCAAAGCCTGCTAAATACAGCCGATTTAACCATCAAAGATTTAGGCAAAGTAGAGTGTAGAGCCTTGCTATCAGACTCGGATATTGTAGAAGTACCTGCCGAGGTTTGGACAGACAGAATTGGTTACATCGCCGTGCAATTGTCTGACTCGATGCAAGAGGCAAAGTTAATAGGTTTTGTAGAAAAAGCAACAGCAGAAAAAATTCCTTTGAAACAATGGCAATCCCTTGAAGGTTTCCTGACAGTGGCGAGTACACCTCGTCCAATTGTAGCGCTATTGAGCAATTGGGTAAACGGCATTTTGGATGCTGGCTGGGAAATGGTAGAAACCATAGAATCCCTATTGTCGCTGCCGGAAACAGAACCTAGTTTTAACTTCCGAAGTGCCGCTCCTATAAAATTCAGAAAGCAGGACAATACAACAATGGGAGCTAAGTTGCTTCAATTGCAAAAGGCAGACGATCGGGTAGCAATATTTGTAGGGTTTGGGCCGGGAATTGAACCGGGAGTTGATTTCTTTGTAGAACTGTATGCCGTGAAACCACAAATTTACTTGCCGCAGGATTTACAATTAATAGTACTTGACGAACAAGGAAAGCCAGTGATGCAAACTGTCGCGACGAAAAACAGCAAAAATATGCAATTAGAGTTTAGTGGCTATCCAGATGAACAGTTTAGTGTTAAGGTAGCTTTGGGTGATGTCAGCATCTTAGAAAAGTTTCAGGTTTGA
- a CDS encoding CHAT domain-containing tetratricopeptide repeat protein has product MEKVVVLKLDGDLEIGGFRASLEIKEGDRVLIEITRSLPPNPELAAEMQRHWQEYRNLGLVTRIKPGSIKHNFINPNKLSTRLKEIKESGEKLGNLINQWLKSEQFRDIDRGLREELNRTEKVRVLVRTEDNYLRKLPWHLWDFIDRYSFAEVALSPIEYKSPQLLPIAAKSKVRVLAILGCSAGIDIEKDRELLKSLPNAEVVFLLEPKHNQINDKLWEQPWDIIFFAGHGETDEDTGRIHINETDSLTLNEVWYGLKKAVVNGLQLAIFNSCDGLGLAQRLDDLEIPQMIVMREMVPDFVAQKFLNDFLTNFASGHSLYQAFREAREKLQGLETDFPCASWLPIICQNPSVEPPTWNDLIPQKRGFNLFQIIIQCNFKFKWAVLLLLTGGSVGWLYGLPKLAILVNDFGFDRYQKGDLITARKVLHLAEILNPDNRVVPYTLGWLCQDIQDFECAREKYRRSAKLGFAGAYSQLARLLIVHDKNYNGAVNLIWQGLELAKDDATKYSLLKNLGWARLEQGRYEEALIQQNAAIKLDNNRASAYCLKAQVLEGMNDTKGALKEWQTCLKFADPKIADEDVWIGKARARLDLK; this is encoded by the coding sequence ATGGAGAAAGTAGTTGTCCTCAAGCTTGATGGCGATCTGGAAATAGGGGGGTTTCGAGCTTCCCTGGAAATCAAAGAAGGCGATCGCGTCTTGATAGAAATCACGCGCAGTTTGCCCCCTAATCCAGAATTAGCTGCCGAAATGCAGCGTCATTGGCAAGAATACCGTAATTTGGGGTTAGTTACCCGAATTAAACCCGGATCTATTAAACACAATTTTATTAACCCTAATAAACTCTCCACTCGCCTCAAAGAAATTAAAGAATCGGGTGAAAAACTTGGCAATCTCATAAATCAATGGCTGAAATCTGAACAGTTTCGCGACATTGACAGGGGACTGCGAGAAGAATTAAACCGAACTGAAAAAGTGCGGGTATTGGTTCGTACTGAAGACAATTATTTGCGAAAACTTCCCTGGCACTTATGGGATTTTATCGATCGCTACTCTTTTGCTGAAGTTGCTCTCAGTCCCATCGAGTATAAAAGCCCACAACTATTGCCAATAGCTGCTAAATCTAAAGTCAGAGTTTTAGCCATTCTCGGTTGTAGTGCAGGCATTGACATTGAGAAAGATAGGGAATTACTAAAAAGTTTGCCCAATGCAGAGGTAGTTTTTCTACTTGAGCCCAAACATAATCAAATTAATGATAAGTTGTGGGAGCAGCCTTGGGATATTATCTTTTTTGCAGGACACGGTGAGACAGATGAAGATACGGGTCGGATTCATATTAATGAAACTGATAGTTTGACTCTTAATGAAGTGTGGTATGGTCTCAAAAAAGCTGTGGTAAATGGTTTGCAGTTAGCAATTTTTAACTCTTGTGATGGATTGGGATTAGCGCAGCGATTGGATGATTTAGAAATTCCGCAAATGATTGTCATGCGGGAAATGGTTCCTGACTTTGTAGCTCAGAAATTCTTGAATGATTTTCTCACAAACTTTGCTAGTGGCCACTCTTTATACCAGGCTTTTAGGGAAGCGCGAGAAAAGTTACAAGGCTTAGAAACTGACTTTCCTTGTGCTAGTTGGCTGCCGATAATTTGTCAAAATCCTTCAGTAGAACCACCAACTTGGAATGACTTAATACCACAAAAGCGAGGATTTAACTTATTCCAAATTATAATTCAATGCAATTTTAAATTCAAGTGGGCAGTTTTGTTGCTGCTGACTGGGGGTTCTGTGGGATGGTTGTATGGGTTGCCAAAGTTGGCTATACTTGTTAATGATTTTGGGTTTGACCGTTACCAGAAAGGCGATTTAATTACAGCTCGAAAAGTATTGCACTTAGCGGAGATTTTGAATCCAGATAATCGAGTTGTACCCTATACTTTAGGATGGCTTTGCCAAGATATCCAAGATTTTGAATGCGCTCGTGAAAAATATCGGAGGTCAGCAAAATTAGGTTTTGCTGGTGCTTATAGCCAATTGGCTCGCTTGTTGATAGTGCATGACAAAAATTACAACGGTGCTGTTAACTTGATCTGGCAAGGTTTGGAACTAGCTAAAGATGATGCCACCAAGTATTCTTTGCTGAAAAATCTAGGTTGGGCGAGGCTAGAACAAGGACGGTATGAAGAGGCGTTAATACAACAGAATGCTGCGATTAAACTGGATAACAATCGGGCATCTGCTTATTGTTTGAAAGCGCAAGTTTTAGAAGGTATGAATGATACAAAAGGAGCCTTAAAAGAATGGCAAACTTGTTTAAAATTTGCAGATCCGAAGATTGCGGATGAAGATGTTTGGATTGGGAAAGCACGCGCACGATTGGATTTAAAATGA
- a CDS encoding XDD3 family exosortase-dependent surface protein, with product MPKFRSIPVHLTTKNLIRCITTAFAASIIVASEPQKARAASLYNGWNYAIDSFNDGVTGGQVGGGAFEFYGLAFQETAEKIFVALNTNLSLAGFEHGGVQGGSISYGDLFLNFSGLKFNEASTIGQLFAVRFAEGNDSGAETTGVYSNVIAKSVAETNSGYGNLNEYNAHIKSRGGTPSTGDLSATDSYFEQTGDWTVLNVIDSGEKVGDISFLTTAALNVMGLDFAHFKATGSQTIGFSFDKSLMPSGSFIANFFAECANDGIAINGELENDDIPIDGELEAVPEPSSFLGTLVALGLIGARLLAKRKHHRESLQIFAASDE from the coding sequence ATGCCTAAATTCAGGAGTATTCCCGTGCATCTAACAACAAAAAATCTAATTCGCTGCATCACAACAGCCTTTGCCGCCAGCATAATTGTCGCATCCGAACCACAAAAAGCTAGAGCTGCAAGCCTCTACAATGGCTGGAATTATGCCATTGATTCTTTCAATGACGGCGTAACAGGAGGACAAGTAGGAGGTGGAGCATTTGAATTTTACGGCCTGGCATTTCAAGAAACTGCCGAGAAAATTTTTGTTGCTCTTAATACTAATCTATCTTTAGCAGGATTTGAACATGGTGGTGTTCAAGGAGGCAGTATTAGTTATGGCGATTTGTTCTTAAATTTCTCTGGTTTAAAGTTCAATGAAGCTAGTACAATCGGTCAATTATTTGCCGTCCGTTTCGCAGAAGGCAATGACTCCGGCGCTGAAACCACAGGAGTTTATAGCAATGTCATCGCCAAAAGTGTAGCCGAGACTAATTCGGGCTATGGGAATTTAAACGAGTACAACGCTCACATTAAATCCAGAGGGGGTACGCCTTCAACGGGTGATTTAAGTGCTACTGATTCCTACTTTGAGCAAACAGGTGACTGGACAGTTCTCAATGTAATTGATTCTGGTGAAAAAGTAGGTGATATCAGTTTCTTGACTACCGCAGCATTAAACGTTATGGGTTTAGATTTTGCTCATTTTAAAGCAACCGGTTCTCAAACTATTGGATTTAGCTTTGACAAATCTTTAATGCCTTCTGGCAGCTTTATCGCTAATTTCTTTGCCGAATGTGCTAATGATGGCATCGCAATTAATGGAGAATTGGAAAATGATGACATCCCGATTGATGGAGAATTGGAAGCCGTGCCTGAACCATCTTCTTTCTTGGGAACTTTGGTAGCGTTAGGCCTAATTGGTGCTCGCTTACTGGCGAAACGTAAACATCATCGGGAAAGTTTACAGATTTTTGCTGCATCTGACGAATAA